The sequence acacacacagacCCCTCAGAAACCTTCTCCAAACTTGTTTCCAAGTTTCTCTTTCATGTGTGTTTTGTattgttcaattttattttttaaaccatTTATCTCTTGAAAACAAATCTCCAATTTGAGGAATCTCACTATTTTTTATTATGTCAAGCCAAGTAAGGATATTAATTTATTGACTTACAATAGATAATTTTCCAATAAATTAGACCTTTCACTCATTTTTAAATGGTAAATCCAATTATATTATAATTCATTCATCTTCTAAATCTTCTTAGAATGGTATATTAATGAATGTGTGCTGTCTAAAATGAATGGAAATGAATACTTTAATACCGAAAGATAATAGTTTATGTAAATACATGTACACATGGCTTGAGGTGAGAAAGGCAAAGGGGATAAGCTTGGAAATCAATGCATATGATTACGAATGATTAAACAGATCTAACATATGGATGCATGTTGATATAGAAGCGAGACATTAATATATATAAGTTGTTATATAGATAAAGGTGATGCAAAATCtgtgtaaattttttatttatttatattaaaatattgacTTATGTGTAACATTTTATCCAAAAtaatcatcattattattataCATATTTAAACTAATAATTATATAAAAACATATGAATATTTTTTCATGTTTACTATTGATTAAAAGACAAAATTATTAGAATAATCAAACTCAAAAATAATTCTCAAATAAATTTTTGACCTTATAATTATATATCATGTTTATATAATAAACCCCAACCTATATAATTAGGTGTTAAAATTAATACCCAACCTATATAATAAAACCCAATCTATATAAATTTGTAATAAACTTAAGCCAACCTATATTTAGACTACTTTAGTTCAAGTCACGTGTCTTGAAAGAAGTAATAGCAATGGAGATAATCCACTTAATAAATGGAGATTACGTTAATAACTATCAAGATTGCGTTAGCCACTCTTCATTTTATTTGAGCGTTAACGATTATCTTAAACCTCTACTTATAATCTTCTTCCCCCTTATTTCTCTCACAGAGCGCACGTGGGATTCCATTTGTATAAAACCTAAAAAACATTCTTCCAAACGTTCAATGTGTACGGAAACGGAACTAGAACAGCAAATGAAAAGCATTCGAAACGGTTCGCAAGTAAATGGGCCCCACATTGCACGGCAGACTCTAAGTCAAAGCTCAGAGTGTGCCGGTTAAGCCAGGCCTGAGTTTCCGTACCCAAAAAGCCGCAAACTGTCCAATTAACATGCTAAGTATTTGCTGAATTTAGTACGCGAATGCATAAAGGACAATGATCGAAAGCTTTCCAAAGAGAAGGAAATAAAAGGCTTGCCGTAATTAAAATGTAATTTCATATCAGATGACCAATCATGTTATCCTCTAATCCTTCAGAAAATCTGTGTCATTCCACCACTTCTTACAGTCATACACAGAGCAGAAGGCCTGCAAACACGTGAGAAGCAAACAAAATCCCTCTAGCCACAAGATTCAACAACTGCCATGAACCAAATATGTATTTGTTCACGTACTCCATCAGCGCAACGATCAATCTCCTGTTGTAATGCTTGTTCACGTCGGCTATTACTTTGTCTAAATACTTCACTTTTGTCAGTTTCACGCATTTACCCATGCCGTTCCACTTGTAAATAATCCCGGTGTTTCTCAAAAGCTGAACATCTACGTCTGTATCGATGATGTCGTTCATGAAATCTGTGTAGCGAGTGAAGATCAACGCACCAGGCGCCGCCGAAGCTTCGAACGCTACCAGATTTCTCAGTATCGCTTCTGAATTGTTATCTAGCCTCACTTTGGGAAGATAAAGAGTGGCCGTCCTTGTGTCGAAGCGTATTGTGCTGAGGTCTCCGTCCGTACGAAGGAATTTCACTCCAGATGAAATTAAGTCGGCCACAGAGGGAACCTTGAGTTCGTCCCTTATAGGGGGAATTTGCACAGACGAACCTCCTCCTTCTCCTTTTCCTCTGCTTCCtcgtctttctcttcttctttgacAGCTCCGAAGATAAGAGTTAAGGGCCAATTAAAAGCTCGCAGAATTGGCAGATTTCTTAGAGAAGAAAGAAGGCGCATGGGCAGCTTCACCACAAATTGTACGATCCTCCCTTTGAATAGACGCTGAGGCAGTGTCGTTACTCTTCTAACAGGACCAATGTTAAATGATGACAAAGCCATCCATGCCGAATTCAGAACCTGTCTTACGAAGGTACTATCTGGCAACGGCTCCTTTTGGGTCCCTTTGCCCTCAATATTGCCTTTGTCCATGGCCACTGAAGGGACAACCGAGTAATAGAGCACCTCCAGGAGATGTCCCGTTTCTTTTATACTCTGCTGTGAACTATCCGGCATCTTGAACATAAACGGCGACAACTCTTCGCAGGCAAGACTTACCAGGCTGCAAAACCTTTCCTCTGCCTTGTCAATAGAACCCAACTGAATCTCCAACAACTTCTGCAAGAGGAATAACGGTACCTGATTCTCCAGCATCATCAAATCTCTCATAATTGCATTGTAGGAAGCGCTCCTCCCAGATGGATCTAACACTCTGCGCAGTTGCTCCACCTCGGACGACACTTCCGAGGAAGCCTGACCCGCATGTTTGACGTAGAACCGCAAGCACTCAAGCACAAACGAGGCATCCAAAGCCATGAGCCATGCTAGGGCTTCCTCGGCGTAGTCCAGGTATTTGTGGTAGCAGCACCGTATTCGCCACTCGTGCTTTTTCAATTCTTCCACTACAGACTCGAAATTACGACCTTCAATTCTCTGCCGAAACCTACGAGTTGCAGCCACCTTGTATCTCTCCATTTCGTACAGCTCCGATCTACACTGGTGATATGGCCCGATGGAGATGCGCTGTGGAATGTATGCTTCAGGCTTCACTGCCAGTAACTCCTTTGGCACATTGAACATCGCTATGTAGAACTCTTTTCCGTCTTCCTTTTCGTAATTTATATAGAGGCTACCCTTAATTGAAATAACCCAGCGAGATTGATTGACTTTTACTTGATCAGAATTTTTTGAATCCATGCTTAAGCAGTATTGACGGATCAAGGAATTCGAAAAGGCGGTACAACTACACACATAGAGGAAGAAACGATGGCTTGTAAACACTGGGACAAAGGGGTCGCTTTATAGGTCAGACTTCAAATGGCTGCACAATTTGGATAGTGATTGCCTTTATAAAACTAAAGCGGCCAACTAAATTTACTTCCGCCCACATGTTTCTTGTTTATGTTGCTATAATATCCTCTGGTAGTGCACACTACGCATTAATATAAAGCGTGTTCTGCCTGCAAACAGTGTTCCACTTTCAATTTGTGGGGACCAAGTCAACAATTTGATAGTTGCAACCTCTTATTTTAACTTTTTAGATCTTATCATACGACAAACACAATTTAGAAATTAAGTTTAGAACACCTACAGAAAAtgccattttattttttaattaagtttGGTGGGGACTGAATTCTTTCTCGCTTAGGTTTAACGCAAAGTCACATCCAGTCCGCATTTCGTGACGTTCCAAAACTTGAAAATTAAAACACGTTATAACACCCATTCTTTACTTTTGTAGATAACTACTCTTTATTCTAAAGTTTGTTAAGATGCACCATCGGAAAAGGATGACAATAAATATATGCAATCTAAATAATGTAGAGTAAGATTATTTCAACGATTATATAGTTTAAATGAAATAATTCATATTTGTAATTGGTTTTAAGACATTTAGGATCTGAAATTTTGATGATTAAAAACTTgtacacaatcaaatctaaaagtCGCTTAC is a genomic window of Cryptomeria japonica chromosome 7, Sugi_1.0, whole genome shotgun sequence containing:
- the LOC131047282 gene encoding putative UPF0481 protein At3g02645 — its product is MDSKNSDQVKVNQSRWVISIKGSLYINYEKEDGKEFYIAMFNVPKELLAVKPEAYIPQRISIGPYHQCRSELYEMERYKVAATRRFRQRIEGRNFESVVEELKKHEWRIRCCYHKYLDYAEEALAWLMALDASFVLECLRFYVKHAGQASSEVSSEVEQLRRVLDPSGRSASYNAIMRDLMMLENQVPLFLLQKLLEIQLGSIDKAEERFCSLVSLACEELSPFMFKMPDSSQQSIKETGHLLEVLYYSVVPSVAMDKGNIEGKGTQKEPLPDSTFVRQVLNSAWMALSSFNIGPVRRVTTLPQRLFKGRIVQFVVKLPMRLLSSLRNLPILRAFNWPLTLIFGAVKEEEKDEEAEEKEKEEVPSVADLISSGVKFLRTDGDLSTIRFDTRTATLYLPKVRLDNNSEAILRNLVAFEASAAPGALIFTRYTDFMNDIIDTDVDVQLLRNTGIIYKWNGMGKCVKLTKVKYLDKVIADVNKHYNRRLIVALMEYVNKYIFGSWQLLNLVARGILFASHVFAGLLLCAWLNRHTLSFDLESAVQCGAHLLANRFECFSFAVLVPFPYTLNVWKNVF